One [Clostridium] saccharolyticum WM1 DNA segment encodes these proteins:
- the treR gene encoding trehalose operon repressor, with protein sequence MESKYRRLYKDLLEKIERREYRPGDKLPAEGELMEIYGASRDTVRKALELLAEDGCIRKARGKAAEVVDKSKFNFPVSEIASFKEIYRYSNSKPRTFVENLEIVKNNKKLMDALQIGPEDEAFVLERVREIDGEKIIIDKDYFSRKVVENLPLRAAQDSVYEYLENEQGLKIGFAMKEITVHMATDEDYRLLDMGRYDMVVIVKSYTYLEDSTLFQYTESRHRPDKFKFVDFARRKL encoded by the coding sequence ATGGAGAGTAAATACAGGCGCCTTTATAAGGACCTTCTTGAAAAAATAGAAAGGCGGGAATACCGACCGGGAGATAAGCTTCCTGCGGAAGGGGAATTGATGGAGATTTACGGTGCTTCCCGTGATACGGTGCGAAAGGCACTGGAGCTTTTGGCAGAGGATGGCTGCATCCGTAAGGCCAGGGGAAAAGCCGCTGAGGTGGTGGATAAGAGCAAATTTAACTTCCCGGTTTCAGAGATTGCGAGCTTTAAGGAAATTTACCGGTATTCAAATTCAAAGCCAAGGACATTTGTGGAGAATCTGGAAATCGTCAAGAATAACAAGAAACTGATGGATGCGCTGCAGATCGGCCCGGAGGATGAGGCCTTTGTACTGGAACGGGTCCGGGAAATCGATGGAGAAAAAATCATCATAGATAAGGATTATTTTTCCAGGAAAGTAGTGGAAAACCTTCCTTTGCGTGCGGCTCAGGATTCCGTTTATGAATATTTAGAAAACGAACAGGGACTTAAAATCGGCTTTGCCATGAAAGAAATCACCGTCCATATGGCTACGGATGAGGATTACCGCCTCCTTGATATGGGCCGTTATGATATGGTGGTGATTGTAAAAAGCTATACGTACCTGGAAGATTCCACCTTATTCCAATACACGGAATCACGCCACAGACCGGACAAGTTTAAGTTCGTGGATTTTGCCCGCCGGAAGCTATAA
- a CDS encoding HD-GYP domain-containing protein, giving the protein MQLQYTNNLNNKSVLGIIRRFCNYIDPRLTEHGSHVAYIISRMLRNTGQYSRQELRDICFLAQLHDIGAYKTEEISRMIQFETNDIWEHSFYGYLFIRYFSPLKDLAPAVLLHHITWNFLEKGDELSTKLKDLSQILHIADRIDVSMSLEKRSWKETLQLLIQGSNNVFAPHIVELASRLNFQEPIDMEWRKDSEYFEFLTSIPLSEEETTEYLKMLVFIIDFRSHHTVTHTITTTSISYELGKLLTLSEHRLNLVLCGSLLHDLGKIAIPVEILEYPGKLSQQAMSIMRTHVNFTEKIFGGSIDKSIERIALRHHEKLNGSGYPKKLNAEDLTTEERLVAIADIISALTGTRSYKTAFPTNRILTILTRMKHDGLLDPYIVDLAMEHIDEILETTSIRCQPILNVYEKLKNEYEALLQLETYSEKLCFALSIKNPEIKPSWP; this is encoded by the coding sequence ATGCAACTGCAGTACACAAATAATTTAAATAATAAAAGCGTCCTTGGCATTATCCGGCGCTTCTGTAATTACATTGATCCACGGCTGACGGAACATGGTTCCCATGTGGCTTATATTATTTCCCGTATGCTGAGGAATACGGGGCAATATTCCCGGCAGGAGCTGAGGGATATCTGCTTTCTGGCCCAGCTTCACGATATAGGAGCCTATAAAACAGAAGAAATATCCAGGATGATTCAATTTGAAACCAATGACATTTGGGAACATTCCTTCTACGGATATCTTTTCATTCGGTATTTCTCCCCTTTAAAGGATCTGGCCCCTGCAGTACTTTTGCACCATATCACCTGGAACTTTCTAGAAAAGGGGGATGAACTCAGTACTAAATTAAAAGACTTATCTCAGATCCTTCATATTGCAGACCGCATTGATGTCTCTATGTCACTGGAGAAGCGATCCTGGAAGGAAACTCTCCAGCTGCTGATCCAGGGATCAAACAATGTCTTCGCACCTCATATTGTAGAGCTTGCATCCAGGCTTAACTTTCAGGAACCCATAGATATGGAATGGAGAAAAGATTCAGAATACTTCGAATTCCTAACCAGCATTCCCCTTTCCGAAGAAGAGACTACGGAATATTTGAAAATGCTGGTCTTTATCATTGATTTCAGAAGCCATCACACCGTAACCCATACCATCACCACAACCAGCATCAGCTACGAGCTGGGAAAACTCCTTACCCTGAGTGAACACCGGCTGAATCTGGTATTGTGCGGCTCCCTGCTCCATGATTTGGGTAAAATCGCCATCCCGGTGGAGATCCTGGAATATCCGGGGAAATTAAGCCAACAAGCCATGTCCATTATGAGGACCCATGTGAATTTCACGGAAAAAATATTTGGTGGCAGCATTGACAAATCCATTGAACGCATTGCCCTGCGCCACCATGAAAAACTAAACGGATCCGGTTACCCCAAAAAGCTGAACGCTGAGGATCTGACTACAGAAGAACGGCTGGTGGCTATTGCGGATATCATCAGCGCACTGACCGGCACCAGAAGCTATAAAACCGCTTTCCCCACAAACCGCATACTGACCATCCTTACCAGAATGAAGCATGACGGTCTCCTGGATCCATATATCGTTGACCTTGCCATGGAACATATTGATGAGATCCTGGAAACTACCTCTATCCGCTGCCAGCCCATCTTAAATGTTTATGAGAAACTGAAAAACGAGTATGAAGCTCTCCTTCAATTAGAGACCTACAGCGAAAAGCTTTGTTTTGCACTTTCCATCAAGAATCCGGAAATTAAACCTTCATGGCCATAA
- the tyrS gene encoding tyrosine--tRNA ligase: MTIYDELKARGLIAQVTNEEEISKMVNEGKAVFYIGFDPTADSLHVGHFMALCLMKRLQEAGNKPIALIGGGTGMVGDPSGRSDLRQVMTVETIQHNCDCFKKQMSRFIDFSEGKALMVNNADWLLNLNYIDFLREVGPHFSVNRMLTAECYKQRMEKGLSFLEFNYMIMQSFDFYELFNRYGCNMQFGGDDQWSNMLGGTELIRRKLGKDAHAMTITLLLNSEGNKMGKTQSGAVWLDPEKTTPFDFFQYWRNIADADVLKCLRMLTFLPIEQINEMDSWEGSQLNEAKEILAYELTNLVHGEEEAERARESARALFTGGNAADMPTCELEEADFTDGSIDILAILQKSGLAPTRSEARRNVEQGGVTVEGEAVSDGKAVFTKDQLSGDGVVVKRGKKKFVRVIAK; the protein is encoded by the coding sequence ATGACAATTTATGACGAATTGAAAGCACGCGGCCTGATCGCCCAGGTGACGAACGAAGAAGAAATCAGCAAGATGGTAAATGAAGGAAAAGCCGTATTCTACATCGGATTTGATCCCACGGCCGACAGCCTTCACGTAGGTCATTTTATGGCCCTGTGCTTAATGAAGCGCCTTCAGGAGGCAGGCAATAAGCCCATCGCCCTGATCGGAGGCGGAACCGGTATGGTTGGAGATCCTTCCGGAAGAAGCGACCTTCGGCAGGTGATGACAGTGGAAACAATCCAGCATAACTGTGACTGCTTTAAAAAGCAGATGAGCCGTTTTATCGACTTTTCGGAAGGAAAGGCTCTTATGGTTAATAACGCAGACTGGCTGTTGAATTTAAATTACATCGATTTCCTAAGAGAGGTCGGCCCCCATTTTTCCGTCAACCGCATGCTGACTGCGGAATGCTATAAGCAGCGTATGGAAAAAGGCTTAAGCTTCCTGGAATTCAACTACATGATCATGCAGAGCTTTGACTTCTATGAGCTGTTTAACCGTTACGGCTGCAACATGCAGTTTGGAGGAGATGACCAGTGGAGCAATATGCTTGGCGGCACAGAGCTGATCCGCCGGAAGCTGGGAAAAGATGCTCATGCGATGACCATCACCCTGCTATTAAATTCCGAGGGAAATAAGATGGGTAAAACCCAGTCCGGTGCTGTATGGCTTGATCCGGAAAAGACTACTCCTTTTGACTTTTTCCAGTACTGGAGAAACATTGCCGATGCAGATGTGTTAAAATGCCTGCGCATGCTTACCTTCCTTCCTATCGAACAGATTAACGAGATGGACAGCTGGGAAGGCAGCCAGTTAAATGAAGCAAAAGAAATTCTTGCTTATGAGCTGACCAATCTGGTTCATGGAGAAGAGGAAGCGGAAAGAGCGAGAGAGAGTGCCAGAGCGCTGTTTACCGGCGGCAATGCGGCAGATATGCCAACCTGCGAACTGGAAGAGGCGGATTTTACCGATGGAAGCATTGACATCCTGGCCATTCTCCAGAAATCCGGCCTGGCTCCTACCCGCTCCGAAGCAAGGCGCAATGTGGAGCAGGGAGGAGTAACCGTGGAAGGAGAAGCTGTTTCCGATGGAAAGGCTGTATTTACGAAAGATCAGCTGTCCGGAGATGGGGTTGTGGTAAAACGGGGTAAGAAAAAATTTGTAAGGGTAATTGCAAAATAA
- the pdxT gene encoding pyridoxal 5'-phosphate synthase glutaminase subunit PdxT, with product MRIGILALQGAFTEHEKMLSKLGADSFEIRQRADFTKEISGLILPGGESTVMEKLMGESELKEPILQMIQRGIPVMGTCAGMILLAKTVIGGESHLACMDITVERNAYGRQLASFKTESEYGGARIIPMVFIRAPYVANVGQGVEVLAKVDGKIVAVREKNMLACAFHPELTEDTTVHSHFLHMCNTMNC from the coding sequence ATGAGGATTGGAATACTTGCCCTGCAGGGAGCGTTTACAGAGCATGAAAAGATGTTGTCCAAACTAGGGGCAGACAGCTTTGAAATCCGGCAGCGGGCAGATTTTACCAAAGAAATAAGTGGCTTAATTCTGCCCGGCGGCGAAAGCACGGTGATGGAAAAGCTGATGGGGGAATCAGAATTAAAGGAGCCAATTCTTCAAATGATTCAGAGAGGAATCCCTGTGATGGGTACTTGCGCCGGTATGATTCTGCTGGCGAAAACAGTTATCGGAGGAGAAAGCCATCTTGCCTGTATGGACATTACAGTGGAGCGCAACGCATACGGGAGGCAACTAGCCAGCTTTAAAACTGAATCTGAATATGGCGGCGCTAGAATCATTCCGATGGTGTTTATCCGTGCGCCATATGTTGCGAATGTTGGTCAGGGCGTGGAAGTTTTGGCAAAGGTTGATGGAAAAATCGTGGCTGTCCGGGAAAAAAATATGCTGGCTTGTGCTTTCCATCCGGAACTGACGGAAGATACCACCGTTCATTCTCACTTTTTGCACATGTGTAATACAATGAATTGTTGA
- the pdxS gene encoding pyridoxal 5'-phosphate synthase lyase subunit PdxS, with the protein MSEQYELNKNLAQMLKGGVIMDVSTPEQARIAEQAGACAVMALERIPADIRAAGGVSRMSDPKMIRRIQASVSIPVMAKVRIGHFVEAQILEAIDIDYIDESEVLSPADDIYHIDKTKFRAPFVCGAKDLGEALRRIAEGASMIRTKGEPGTGDVVQAVRHMRKIQSEIRRLTALRADELFEAAKQLASPLNLVKWVAQNGKLPVVNFAAGGVATPADAALMMQLGAEGVFVGSGIFKSGNPEKRAAAIVKAVTNFNDAMLIAELSEDLGEAMVGINEQEIALLMAERGK; encoded by the coding sequence ATGTCAGAGCAATATGAACTCAATAAAAATCTGGCTCAAATGCTAAAGGGCGGCGTAATCATGGACGTCAGCACCCCGGAACAAGCGCGAATAGCGGAACAAGCGGGTGCATGTGCGGTGATGGCTTTGGAGCGGATTCCCGCCGACATTCGGGCAGCAGGCGGCGTTTCCCGAATGAGCGACCCTAAAATGATTAGAAGGATTCAGGCATCGGTTTCCATTCCTGTAATGGCAAAAGTACGCATTGGGCATTTTGTGGAAGCGCAAATTCTGGAGGCCATCGATATCGACTACATAGACGAAAGCGAAGTGCTTTCTCCAGCGGATGACATCTATCACATTGACAAAACCAAATTCCGCGCCCCCTTTGTCTGCGGTGCGAAAGACTTAGGAGAAGCATTGCGCCGCATTGCCGAGGGCGCGTCGATGATTCGTACTAAGGGCGAGCCAGGGACTGGCGATGTAGTGCAGGCCGTGCGGCATATGCGGAAAATCCAAAGCGAAATCCGGAGGCTCACTGCATTGCGGGCGGATGAATTATTTGAAGCCGCGAAACAACTGGCTTCCCCATTGAATCTGGTGAAATGGGTGGCACAAAACGGCAAACTTCCTGTGGTGAACTTTGCCGCCGGAGGCGTGGCGACTCCTGCTGATGCCGCGCTGATGATGCAGCTGGGAGCGGAAGGTGTGTTTGTGGGTTCTGGTATCTTTAAATCCGGCAATCCGGAAAAACGTGCCGCCGCCATTGTAAAAGCTGTTACCAATTTTAATGATGCAATGTTAATCGCAGAACTTAGCGAAGACTTGGGCGAAGCGATGGTAGGTATCAATGAGCAGGAAATCGCCCTTTTGATGGCGGAGCGTGGAAAGTAG